From a region of the Balaenoptera musculus isolate JJ_BM4_2016_0621 chromosome 15, mBalMus1.pri.v3, whole genome shotgun sequence genome:
- the FUS gene encoding RNA-binding protein FUS isoform X1: MASNDYTQQATQSYGAYPTQPGQGYSQQSNQPYGQQSYSGYGQSTDASGYGQSSYGSSYGQTQNTGYGTQSTPQGYGSAGGYGSSQSSQSSYGQQSSYPGYGQQPTPSSTSGSYGSSSQSSSYGQPQSGGYGQQSGYGGQPQSYGQQQSYNPPQGYGQQNQYNSSGGGGGGGGGNYGQDQSSMSSSGGGGYGNQDQSGGGGYGGGQQDRGGRGRGGGGGYSRSSGGYEPRGRGGGRGGRGGMGGSDRGGFNKFGGPRDQGSRHDSEQDNSDNNTIFVQGLGENVTIESVADYFKQIGIIKTNKKTGQPMINLYTDRETGKLKGEATVSFDDPPSAKAAIDWFDGKEFSGNPIKVSFATRRADFNRGGGNGRGGRGRGGPMGRGGYGGGGSGGGGRGGFPSGGGGGGGQQRAGDWKCPNPTCENMNFSWRNECNQCKAPKPDGPGGGPGGSHMGGNYGDDRRGGRGGYDRGGYRGRGGDRGGFRGGRGGGDRGGFGPGKMDSRGEHRQDRRERPY; this comes from the exons ATGGCCTCAAACG actaTACCCAACAAGCAACCCAAAG TTATGGGGCCTACCCAACCCAGCCTGGGCAGGGCTATTCCCAGCAGAGCAATCAGCCCTATGGACAGCAGAGTTACAGTGGCTATGGCCAGTCAACGGATGCTTCAGGCTATGGCCAGAGCAGCTATGGTAGTTCCTATGGACAGACCCAGAACA caGGCTATGGCACACAGTCAACTCCCCAGGGATATGGCTCAGCTGGTGGCTACGGCAGTAGCCAAAGTTCTCAGTCGTCTTACGGGCAGCAGTCCTCATACCCTGGCTATGGCCAGCAGCCAACTCCTAGCAGCACCTCGGGAAG ttACGGTAGCAGTTCTCAGAGCAGCAGCTATGGGCAGCCCCAGAGTGGGGGCTATGGCCAGCAGTCTGGCTATGGTGGACAGCCTCAAAGCTATGGACAGCAGCAAAGCTATAATCCCCCTCAGGGCTATGGGCAGCAGAACCAGTACAACAGTAgcggtggaggtggagggggtggtggag GTAACTATGGCCAAGATCAGTCCTCCATGAGTAGTAGTGGTGGCGGCGGTTATGGCAATCAGGACCAGAGTGGTGGCGGAGGCTACGGGGGAGGCCAGCAGGACCGTGGGGGCCGTGGCCGGGGCGGTGGCGGTGGTTACAGCCGCAGCAGTGGTGGCTATGAACCCAGAGGTCGTGGAGGCGGCCGTGGAGGCAGAGGCGGCATGGG CGGAAGTGACCGTGGTGGCTTCAATAAATTTGGTG GCCCTCGGGACCAAGGATCACGTCATGACTCTG AACAGGATAATTCAGACAACAACACCATCTTCGTGCAAGGCCTGGGCGAGAATGTTACAATTGAGTCTGTAGCTGATTACTTCAAGCAGATTGGTATCATTAAG acaaataagaaaacaggacAGCCCATGATTAATCTGTACACAGACAGGGAAACAGGCAAGCTGAAGGGAGAGGCAACAGTATCATTTGATGACCCACCTTCTGCTAAAGCAGCTATTGACTGGTTTGATG GTAAAGAATTCTCTGGGAATCCCATCAAGGTCTCATTTGCTACTCGGCGAGCAGACTTCAATCGGGGTGGTGGCAATGGTCGTGGAGGCCGAGGGCGAGGAG GACCCATGGGCCGTGGAGGCTAtggaggtggtggcagtggtggcggTGGCCGAGGAGGGTTCCCCAgcggcggcggtggcggtggAGGACAGCAGCGAGCAGGGGACTGGAAGTGTCCTAATCC TACGTGTGAGAACATGAACTTCTCTTGGAGGAATGAATGCAACCAGTGTAAGGCCCCTAAACCAGACGGCCCAGGAGGGGGACCAGGAGGCTCTCATATGG gGGGTAACTATGGAGACGATCGTCGTGGTGGCAGAGGAGGCTATGATCGGGGCGGCTACCGAGGCCGAGGCGGGGACCGTGGGGGCTTCCGAGGGGGCCGGGGTGGTGGGGACAGAGGTGGCTTTGGCCCTGGCAAGATGGACTCCAG GGGTGAGCACAGACAGGATCGCAGGGAGAGGCCGTATTAG
- the FUS gene encoding RNA-binding protein FUS isoform X2, with translation MASNDYTQQATQSYGAYPTQPGQGYSQQSNQPYGQQSYSGYGQSTDASGYGQSSYGSSYGQTQNSYGTQSTPQGYGSAGGYGSSQSSQSSYGQQSSYPGYGQQPTPSSTSGSYGSSSQSSSYGQPQSGGYGQQSGYGGQPQSYGQQQSYNPPQGYGQQNQYNSSGGGGGGGGGNYGQDQSSMSSSGGGGYGNQDQSGGGGYGGGQQDRGGRGRGGGGGYSRSSGGYEPRGRGGGRGGRGGMGGSDRGGFNKFGGPRDQGSRHDSEQDNSDNNTIFVQGLGENVTIESVADYFKQIGIIKTNKKTGQPMINLYTDRETGKLKGEATVSFDDPPSAKAAIDWFDGKEFSGNPIKVSFATRRADFNRGGGNGRGGRGRGGPMGRGGYGGGGSGGGGRGGFPSGGGGGGGQQRAGDWKCPNPTCENMNFSWRNECNQCKAPKPDGPGGGPGGSHMGGNYGDDRRGGRGGYDRGGYRGRGGDRGGFRGGRGGGDRGGFGPGKMDSRGEHRQDRRERPY, from the exons ATGGCCTCAAACG actaTACCCAACAAGCAACCCAAAG TTATGGGGCCTACCCAACCCAGCCTGGGCAGGGCTATTCCCAGCAGAGCAATCAGCCCTATGGACAGCAGAGTTACAGTGGCTATGGCCAGTCAACGGATGCTTCAGGCTATGGCCAGAGCAGCTATGGTAGTTCCTATGGACAGACCCAGAACA GCTATGGCACACAGTCAACTCCCCAGGGATATGGCTCAGCTGGTGGCTACGGCAGTAGCCAAAGTTCTCAGTCGTCTTACGGGCAGCAGTCCTCATACCCTGGCTATGGCCAGCAGCCAACTCCTAGCAGCACCTCGGGAAG ttACGGTAGCAGTTCTCAGAGCAGCAGCTATGGGCAGCCCCAGAGTGGGGGCTATGGCCAGCAGTCTGGCTATGGTGGACAGCCTCAAAGCTATGGACAGCAGCAAAGCTATAATCCCCCTCAGGGCTATGGGCAGCAGAACCAGTACAACAGTAgcggtggaggtggagggggtggtggag GTAACTATGGCCAAGATCAGTCCTCCATGAGTAGTAGTGGTGGCGGCGGTTATGGCAATCAGGACCAGAGTGGTGGCGGAGGCTACGGGGGAGGCCAGCAGGACCGTGGGGGCCGTGGCCGGGGCGGTGGCGGTGGTTACAGCCGCAGCAGTGGTGGCTATGAACCCAGAGGTCGTGGAGGCGGCCGTGGAGGCAGAGGCGGCATGGG CGGAAGTGACCGTGGTGGCTTCAATAAATTTGGTG GCCCTCGGGACCAAGGATCACGTCATGACTCTG AACAGGATAATTCAGACAACAACACCATCTTCGTGCAAGGCCTGGGCGAGAATGTTACAATTGAGTCTGTAGCTGATTACTTCAAGCAGATTGGTATCATTAAG acaaataagaaaacaggacAGCCCATGATTAATCTGTACACAGACAGGGAAACAGGCAAGCTGAAGGGAGAGGCAACAGTATCATTTGATGACCCACCTTCTGCTAAAGCAGCTATTGACTGGTTTGATG GTAAAGAATTCTCTGGGAATCCCATCAAGGTCTCATTTGCTACTCGGCGAGCAGACTTCAATCGGGGTGGTGGCAATGGTCGTGGAGGCCGAGGGCGAGGAG GACCCATGGGCCGTGGAGGCTAtggaggtggtggcagtggtggcggTGGCCGAGGAGGGTTCCCCAgcggcggcggtggcggtggAGGACAGCAGCGAGCAGGGGACTGGAAGTGTCCTAATCC TACGTGTGAGAACATGAACTTCTCTTGGAGGAATGAATGCAACCAGTGTAAGGCCCCTAAACCAGACGGCCCAGGAGGGGGACCAGGAGGCTCTCATATGG gGGGTAACTATGGAGACGATCGTCGTGGTGGCAGAGGAGGCTATGATCGGGGCGGCTACCGAGGCCGAGGCGGGGACCGTGGGGGCTTCCGAGGGGGCCGGGGTGGTGGGGACAGAGGTGGCTTTGGCCCTGGCAAGATGGACTCCAG GGGTGAGCACAGACAGGATCGCAGGGAGAGGCCGTATTAG
- the LOC118881335 gene encoding apoptosis-associated speck-like protein containing a CARD: MGCTRDAILDALENLTPDEFKKFKMKLLSVPLREGYGRIPRGTLLPMDAVDLTDKLVSYYLEAYGAELTVLVLCNMGMQEVAEQLQETLHKGPGTTPAGIKAPPQTAAKPALHFVDQHRAALIARVTDVDGVLDALYGKVLTEQQYQAVRAERTNPTKMRMLFSFAPAWNLTCKDLLLQALRDTQPYLVVDLEQS; this comes from the exons ATGGGGTGCACGCGTGATGCCATCCTGGATGCACTGGAGAACCTGACCCCTGATGAGTTCAAGAAGTTCAAGATGAAGCTGCTTTCAGTGCCGCTGCGCGAAGGCTACGGACGCATCCCACGGGGGACGCTGCTGCCCATGGATGCTGTGGACCTCACCGACAAGCTCGTCAGCTACTATCTGGAGGCGTACGGCGCCGAGCTCACGGTGCTCGTGCTGTGCAACATGGGCATGCAGGAGGTGGCGGAGCAGCTGCAGGAGACCTTGCACAAGG GCCCCGGAACCACGCCAGCCGGGATCAAGGCACCTCCCCAGACAGCAGCCAAGCCAG caCTGCACTTTGTGGACCAGCATCGGGCGGCACTCATTGCACGGGTCACAGACGTGGATGGGGTGCTGGACGCCCTGTACGGGAAGGTCCTGACAGAGCAGCAGTACCAGGCAGTGCGGGCGGAGCGCACCAATCCTACCAAGATGAGGATGCTCTTCAGCTTTGCTCCAGCCTGGAACCTGACCTGCAAGGATCTGCTCCTCCAGGCCCTGAGGGACACCCAGCCCTACCTGGTGGTCGACCTGGAGCAGAGCTGA